In the genome of Solibacillus silvestris, one region contains:
- a CDS encoding CDP-diacylglycerol--serine O-phosphatidyltransferase: MPQQLFPTMLTLCNFASGVLAIYTIFAQPFSIAVLCICFGLLFDLLDGWTARKLNAVSTFGKELDSLADIVTFGLAPAMFAYQLVLCELGQIGLGVAYLYSIGAVLRLARFNSTQSDLPTFIGLPVPGAAIGLLLSVAFMSPWLVALSTCLLAWFMISQVKFPHLKKIKVDEEEVHGIH, encoded by the coding sequence ATGCCACAGCAGCTATTTCCGACAATGCTGACACTTTGTAATTTTGCGAGTGGCGTTTTAGCGATTTATACGATTTTCGCACAACCGTTCAGTATAGCAGTACTATGCATATGTTTCGGTTTATTATTTGATTTATTGGATGGGTGGACAGCCCGTAAATTAAATGCAGTTTCGACGTTTGGGAAAGAGCTGGATTCACTCGCCGATATTGTGACATTTGGACTTGCACCTGCCATGTTCGCGTATCAGCTTGTATTATGCGAGTTAGGTCAAATCGGTTTAGGGGTTGCCTATCTTTATAGTATCGGCGCCGTACTTCGTTTAGCGCGATTTAATTCGACGCAAAGTGATTTACCGACATTTATCGGACTACCTGTACCTGGAGCGGCGATTGGGTTACTGCTTAGTGTAGCCTTTATGTCACCATGGTTAGTAGCGCTTAGCACGTGTCTACTTGCGTGGTTCATGATTAGTCAGGTGAAATTTCCTCACTTAAAAAAAATCAAAGTAGATGAGGAAGAGGTACATGGCATACATTGA